A genomic stretch from Paraburkholderia dioscoreae includes:
- the urtB gene encoding urea ABC transporter permease subunit UrtB, with the protein MSASDILNITLMQGFAGLSLFSVLLLMGLGLAVIFGQMGVINMAHGEFMTIGAYTIYMFSQLADNYWHGFAPVYFPLAICAAFALAFAAGWVAEWALIRHLYRRPLDTLLATWGLSLGMQQVFRSVFGPKEVSPTLPDWLMGSWSPKPGLDIPINGLFVMSLAVVMTGGVLLALYRSRWGLRVRATVANRQMANAAGIDTRKTDRLTFAIGCGMAGVAGAAFTAIGSTGPTSGSLYIVDSFLVVTFGGAASLLGTVASAFGIAQMQSISEFFMTGSSARVVTLLTIVIVLMLRPQGLFASKVRRA; encoded by the coding sequence ATGTCGGCTTCGGACATTCTTAACATCACGCTGATGCAGGGTTTCGCGGGCTTGAGCCTTTTCAGCGTGCTGCTGCTGATGGGGCTGGGGCTGGCGGTGATCTTCGGCCAGATGGGCGTCATCAATATGGCGCACGGCGAATTCATGACGATCGGCGCTTACACGATCTACATGTTTTCCCAACTGGCCGACAACTATTGGCACGGCTTCGCGCCGGTGTATTTCCCGCTCGCCATCTGCGCGGCTTTCGCGCTGGCGTTCGCGGCGGGTTGGGTCGCGGAGTGGGCGCTGATCCGTCATCTTTACCGGCGTCCGCTCGACACCCTGCTGGCGACCTGGGGCCTCAGCCTCGGCATGCAGCAGGTATTCCGCTCGGTGTTCGGCCCGAAAGAAGTGAGCCCGACCTTGCCGGACTGGCTGATGGGCTCCTGGTCGCCTAAGCCGGGGCTCGACATTCCGATCAACGGCCTCTTCGTGATGAGCCTCGCCGTGGTGATGACGGGCGGTGTGCTGCTGGCGCTGTACCGCTCGCGCTGGGGCTTGCGTGTGCGGGCCACGGTGGCGAACCGTCAGATGGCGAACGCGGCGGGCATCGATACCCGCAAGACCGACCGGCTGACCTTTGCGATCGGCTGCGGCATGGCCGGCGTCGCGGGCGCGGCGTTCACCGCGATCGGCTCCACCGGGCCGACCAGCGGCTCGCTCTACATCGTCGATTCGTTCCTCGTGGTGACGTTCGGCGGCGCCGCGAGCCTGCTCGGCACGGTGGCGTCCGCCTTCGGCATTGCGCAGATGCAGTCGATCAGCGAGTTCTTCATGACGGGTTCGTCGGCGCGCGTGGTGACGCTGTTGACCATCGTGATCGTGCTGATGTTGCGGCCGCAAGGACTCTTCGCGTCGAAGGTACGCCGTGCGTAA